The Paenibacillus uliginis N3/975 genome has a window encoding:
- a CDS encoding helix-turn-helix domain-containing protein: protein MTFGEKLFKLRKENGLSQEALAEKLNTTRQAVSKWENGQGYPETEKILMIGNIFEVSIDYLLRDTAEPSRENDEGYYVSKEMAEGYLLNKSKVSKYIALGLFVVALSFIPYFFFNQDPSMYSLPTIIIATVGVGITASANYLEEDQYKILKQEPLLFDEKYLKELKVRYEKMKKKYAALMLVGTCLFIAGFLPILFERRGITSGFFIQYYPICIALVAVGIFILSLTSTILDGYKLLAKNEEYTNRISFKLRKKVRKKVDGI from the coding sequence ATGACTTTTGGCGAGAAACTTTTTAAGCTAAGAAAAGAAAATGGGCTTTCTCAAGAAGCTTTGGCTGAAAAATTAAACACGACAAGACAGGCAGTCAGTAAATGGGAAAATGGTCAGGGGTATCCCGAAACTGAGAAAATTTTGATGATTGGAAATATTTTTGAGGTGTCTATCGACTATTTGCTGAGAGATACCGCTGAGCCAAGTCGGGAAAATGATGAAGGGTATTATGTAAGCAAAGAAATGGCTGAAGGGTATTTGTTGAACAAAAGTAAAGTCAGTAAATATATTGCTTTAGGACTTTTTGTTGTTGCGTTATCTTTTATACCTTATTTCTTTTTTAACCAGGATCCTTCAATGTATTCACTTCCAACTATTATTATTGCTACAGTAGGAGTTGGAATAACTGCATCAGCAAATTATTTAGAAGAAGATCAATATAAAATACTGAAGCAGGAACCTTTGCTGTTTGACGAAAAATACCTTAAAGAGCTGAAAGTGAGATATGAAAAAATGAAGAAAAAATATGCTGCTCTCATGTTAGTTGGGACTTGTTTATTTATTGCAGGTTTCTTACCCATTCTATTCGAAAGAAGGGGTATTACATCAGGATTTTTCATACAATATTATCCGATTTGTATCGCTTTGGTAGCAGTCGGTATCTTCATTTTAAGTCTCACTTCAACCATACTGGATGGATATAAACTTCTGGCTAAAAATGAGGAGTACACTAATCGCATTAGTTTTAAACTAAGAAAAAAGGTAAGGAAAAAAGTGGATGGAATTTAA
- a CDS encoding MerR family transcriptional regulator has protein sequence MNNDLLLIKDFSKLTGLSRKALYIYDEHNILNPVFIHPDNDYRYYDKNQLLTAKRINLLKQAGFTLNDISKIIHRKLSDDEINNLIEEKLQLEMNKIKEANQAINKLKELNHPIAILNNEVNEDYLESLIVYEYELLPNENICVALNNSEEMINELNVKKNEKIIKYKMTDNKIHPVSIALPLENQELNQSGVTRYFGFQTQKFFCEIDPYQEESVLRINEIMKNNELELSEPYIYERILTPDDYLYSSKRLSEFIFPSKY, from the coding sequence GTGAATAATGATTTGCTTCTGATAAAAGATTTTAGCAAGTTAACTGGCTTATCAAGAAAAGCTTTGTATATTTATGATGAACATAATATTTTGAACCCTGTGTTTATTCATCCAGATAATGATTACCGATATTATGATAAGAATCAGCTACTAACTGCTAAACGAATAAATTTGTTGAAACAAGCAGGATTTACCTTGAATGACATCAGTAAAATCATTCATAGAAAGTTATCAGATGATGAAATAAATAACTTGATAGAAGAAAAGCTTCAACTGGAAATGAATAAGATAAAAGAGGCAAATCAAGCAATAAATAAATTGAAAGAGCTGAATCATCCGATTGCGATTTTAAATAATGAAGTCAATGAAGATTATCTAGAATCATTGATCGTATATGAATATGAATTATTACCAAATGAAAATATATGTGTAGCGCTGAATAATTCAGAGGAAATGATTAATGAACTTAATGTTAAAAAAAATGAAAAAATCATCAAATATAAAATGACAGATAATAAAATTCATCCTGTTAGTATCGCCCTGCCATTAGAAAACCAGGAATTGAATCAATCGGGAGTGACAAGATATTTTGGTTTTCAAACGCAAAAGTTTTTCTGTGAAATTGATCCTTATCAAGAAGAATCGGTATTAAGGATAAATGAGATAATGAAAAATAACGAATTAGAATTATCCGAACCATATATTTATGAACGTATATTAACCCCGGATGATTATCTATATTCCTCCAAACGCCTTTCGGAATTTATTTTTCCGTCTAAGTATTAA
- a CDS encoding IS3 family transposase (programmed frameshift) — protein sequence MTRFSTDEKIQAVMRYQKGSDSLKAIAKSIGIHHTVFLNWIRQYEHHGDEAFKKGYTSYPVQFKLDVLNYMNEFGTSVRETAAVFNIASHSTILSWQRSLELHGMDALQPKKKGRSPMKKESNKQKNQTLVEGSVEALHAEVERLRMENAYFKKVECLSSKQGKITKQDKAQVVYELRNEFSVKALLQLADIPRSTYYYAVKTFGMPDRDTELKDIIQAIYEEHEGRYGYRRIRDELVNRGYRVNHKKVQRLMKVLGLKCLVRMKKYRSYKGTVGKIAPNILERNFYAEKPNEKWVTDITEFKLFGEKLYLSPMLDLYNGEIITYTIGSRPVYSLVSTMLDQACSRLTDEDKPLIHSDQGWHYQMKQYRHALKECGIKQSMSRKGNCYDNAVIENFFGIMKSEFLYLKEFESIAHFKKELSKYIDYYNNKRIKAKLKGMSPVQYRIHAQQVA from the exons ATGACCAGATTCAGTACAGATGAAAAAATACAAGCAGTTATGCGTTACCAAAAGGGATCCGACAGCTTAAAAGCTATCGCAAAATCCATAGGTATTCACCATACTGTCTTTTTAAACTGGATTAGACAATATGAGCATCATGGTGATGAAGCTTTTAAAAAGGGCTATACATCATATCCTGTACAGTTTAAACTAGACGTACTTAATTATATGAACGAATTTGGGACGTCTGTTAGAGAAACGGCTGCGGTATTTAATATTGCGAGTCATAGTACCATTTTAAGCTGGCAAAGGAGCTTAGAATTACATGGAATGGACGCTCTACAACCAAAGAAAAAGGGGCGTTCACCCATGAAAAAAGAATCTAATAAACAAAAGAATCAAACGTTAGTAGAAGGATCTGTAGAGGCTTTACATGCAGAGGTAGAGCGTTTACGAATGGAGAATGCATATT TTAAAAAAGTTGAATGCCTTAGTTCAAAACAAGGAAAAATCACCAAACAAGACAAAGCTCAAGTAGTCTATGAACTAAGGAACGAATTTTCGGTGAAAGCACTTCTACAGCTAGCAGATATCCCTCGTAGCACGTATTATTACGCGGTAAAAACGTTTGGGATGCCAGATAGAGATACGGAGTTAAAAGACATTATCCAAGCCATTTATGAGGAGCATGAGGGGCGCTATGGTTATCGTCGTATTCGTGACGAGTTAGTGAATCGTGGATACCGTGTGAATCATAAAAAGGTACAACGTTTGATGAAAGTATTGGGATTAAAATGCTTGGTACGCATGAAAAAATATCGTTCGTACAAAGGGACGGTTGGCAAGATTGCACCGAACATATTAGAACGTAACTTTTACGCTGAAAAGCCAAATGAGAAGTGGGTTACAGATATTACAGAGTTTAAATTATTTGGAGAAAAGCTGTATTTATCTCCAATGCTAGATCTATACAATGGTGAAATTATTACGTATACGATCGGTTCAAGACCGGTCTACTCGCTTGTTTCAACGATGTTAGATCAAGCATGTAGCCGATTAACAGATGAAGATAAGCCCCTTATTCATTCTGACCAAGGTTGGCACTATCAGATGAAACAGTATCGTCATGCCCTCAAAGAATGCGGTATCAAGCAAAGTATGTCCCGAAAAGGTAACTGCTACGACAACGCTGTCATCGAGAACTTCTTTGGCATCATGAAATCTGAATTTCTGTATTTAAAGGAATTTGAAAGTATCGCACATTTTAAAAAAGAGCTATCAAAATACATCGATTATTACAACAACAAGCGTATTAAGGCAAAACTAAAAGGCATGAGTCCGGTACAGTACCGAATTCATGCCCAACAAGTCGCCTAA
- a CDS encoding YfzA family protein: MEFNNQRKYEQKSERRTGQMTDKRKKDHPNRIRSWVITLGVFLIVQLIFIAVDGTSLEPNINDSRNIAGRLLQSELFTEWITPYSFPFFNLCTVICVIAILAKAVTDIFSSIFSRE, encoded by the coding sequence ATGGAATTTAATAACCAACGTAAATATGAACAAAAAAGTGAAAGGAGAACTGGTCAAATGACAGACAAACGAAAAAAAGATCATCCTAATCGAATAAGAAGTTGGGTTATTACCCTTGGTGTTTTTCTCATTGTGCAATTAATCTTTATCGCCGTTGATGGCACATCATTGGAACCGAACATAAACGATTCGCGCAACATAGCAGGTAGGCTTTTACAATCGGAGCTCTTTACGGAATGGATCACTCCTTATAGCTTCCCATTTTTCAACCTGTGCACGGTGATTTGCGTCATTGCTATACTCGCAAAAGCAGTAACAGACATCTTTTCCAGCATCTTTTCTAGAGAATGA
- a CDS encoding TetR/AcrR family transcriptional regulator: MRVVKEAEERRNEILDAADELFGQKGFDGTSTNDILEKVGIARGTLYYHFKSKEDIMDALIERYSIRILGAAQEVAADKSIPVIERVIRAVMAMNISGGSSEVIMDHIHKPQNALMHQKIEKVIINGVPPILTGIIREGIEQGLFSTPFPYECMEMVVIYANTVFDDDMVTMTNEERGSRMLAFVCNVERLLGAESGSLMDAMQMFGGGDGSSYE; the protein is encoded by the coding sequence ATGAGAGTTGTAAAAGAAGCGGAGGAACGCAGGAACGAAATACTTGATGCGGCGGATGAGCTTTTCGGTCAGAAGGGTTTTGACGGCACAAGTACAAACGATATTCTCGAAAAGGTCGGAATTGCGCGGGGAACGCTGTATTATCACTTCAAGTCGAAGGAGGATATTATGGACGCGTTGATTGAGCGGTATAGTATCCGTATTTTAGGTGCGGCCCAGGAAGTTGCCGCAGATAAAAGCATACCCGTAATCGAGCGCGTGATCCGCGCTGTAATGGCAATGAACATAAGCGGCGGAAGCAGTGAGGTAATTATGGACCACATTCACAAGCCGCAGAACGCGCTTATGCATCAAAAAATTGAAAAGGTCATAATCAATGGCGTTCCGCCGATACTGACGGGAATCATCCGCGAGGGCATTGAGCAGGGACTATTCAGCACACCGTTTCCGTATGAATGCATGGAAATGGTTGTGATATATGCGAATACCGTTTTTGATGATGATATGGTTACAATGACGAACGAGGAGCGCGGTTCACGAATGCTGGCCTTTGTTTGCAACGTAGAAAGGCTGCTCGGTGCAGAAAGTGGAAGTCTTATGGACGCTATGCAGATGTTTGGTGGAGGAGACGGAAGCAGCTATGAATAA
- a CDS encoding SDR family NAD(P)-dependent oxidoreductase, which yields MKNNNYALVTGASRGIGKAIAIQLANDGFNLLLHYNQNIEKANQVKEEIESIGRQAQLIQGDFNSSERIKEFIEKTKKMIIQDNNVSLHTIVHNAGHATSNGFGEVDYDEFDRLFNANVKAPYFITQSLIGLLESNGRIINLSSGVTRIAFPHMMVYSMTKGAINTMTFSLAKELGEKGITINSVMPGIIDTDSTANWLHTEEGQENAKNMSALKREGQPEEIANVVSFLASEKASFITGHNMDVTGGSHL from the coding sequence ATGAAGAACAATAATTACGCATTGGTAACAGGAGCTTCTAGAGGAATAGGAAAAGCAATCGCAATCCAACTTGCAAATGATGGGTTCAATTTATTATTACATTATAATCAAAATATTGAAAAAGCCAATCAGGTCAAAGAGGAAATTGAATCAATTGGCAGACAAGCACAATTAATTCAAGGTGACTTCAATTCCAGTGAAAGAATTAAAGAATTTATTGAGAAAACTAAAAAAATGATAATCCAAGATAATAATGTATCACTGCATACAATCGTTCATAATGCTGGACATGCTACATCAAATGGATTTGGAGAAGTGGACTATGATGAGTTCGATCGGCTATTCAATGCAAATGTTAAAGCACCATATTTTATTACACAATCTCTAATCGGACTTTTAGAATCCAATGGCAGGATAATAAACCTATCATCAGGTGTGACACGTATCGCATTTCCTCATATGATGGTATACAGTATGACAAAAGGCGCAATTAATACAATGACGTTTTCACTAGCAAAGGAATTAGGTGAAAAAGGAATTACGATTAATTCCGTAATGCCTGGAATCATTGATACGGATTCAACTGCTAACTGGCTGCATACAGAAGAAGGTCAAGAAAATGCAAAGAATATGAGTGCTTTAAAAAGAGAGGGTCAACCAGAAGAAATTGCAAATGTTGTTTCGTTTCTAGCGAGTGAAAAAGCGAGTTTTATTACTGGGCATAATATGGATGTAACTGGTGGAAGTCATCTGTAA